In a single window of the Gadus macrocephalus chromosome 6, ASM3116895v1 genome:
- the foxb2 gene encoding forkhead box protein B2 encodes MPRPGKNSYSDQKPPYSYISLTAMAIQNSVEKMLPLSDIYKFIMDRFPYYRENTQRWQNSLRHNLSFNDCFIKIPRRPDQPGKGSFWALHPDCGDMFENGSFLRRRKRFKLLRAEHMACKGSPMMHYFHHHHHHHHPGAKLAAASAHHEHPAGPTSTVSRLPNFQGYGGIACSQSGGFKHPFAIENIINRDYKGVMASGLPLTSVMHHLGYPVPPQLSSMVNSMWPHVGMLPESMGSVPVHTPTDYAPFGMSMKGLYQNANGQALPVPVPIKPTPSLGPGTALTGLQSGSTPLCSAASMLEKSEMLEGKGAPLHPALLLS; translated from the coding sequence atgCCCCGTCCCGGCAAAAACTCCTACAGCGACCAGAAACCGCCGTACTCCTACATATCTCTGACGGCGATGGCGATCCAGAACTCCGTGGAGAAGATGCTGCCTCTCAGTGACATCTATAAGTTCATCATGGACCGTTTTCCTTACTACCGGGAGAACACTCAGCGTTGGCAGAACTCACTGCGACACAACCTGTCGTTCAACGACTGCTTCATTAAGATCCCCAGGCGACCCGACCAGCCCGGGAAAGGCAGCTTTTGGGCCCTCCACCCGGACTGCGGGGACATGTTCGAGAACGGCAGCTTCCTGAGAAGACGGAAGCGCTTCAAGCTACTGCGCGCTGAACACATGGCTTGCAAAGGCTCCCCGATGATGCACTacttccaccatcaccaccaccaccaccacccggggGCCAAGCTGGCCGCAGCCTCTGCGCACCATGAGCACCCGGCCGGACCAACGAGCACGGTGAGCCGGTTACCGAACTTCCAGGGTTACGGGGGCATCGCTTGTTCACAGTCAGGGGGTTTTAAACACCCGTTCGCAATCGAGAACATAATAAACCGGGACTACAAGGGTGTGATGGCCAGCGGGCTGCCCCTCACCTCGGTCATGCACCACCTGGGCTACCCGGTCCCCCCGCAGCTCAGCAGTATGGTCAACTCCATGTGGCCCCACGTGGGGATGCTTCCCGAGTCCATGGGGAGCGTACCCGTGCACACGCCCACTGATTATGCGCCCTTCGGCATGTCGATGAAGGGCCTTTATCAGAACGCCAACGGACAGGCTTTGCCGGTTCCCGTGCCGATCAAACCGACCCCATCTCTCGGCCCTGGGACGGCACTGACGGGGCTGCAGTCCGGGTCCACACCCCTCTGCTCGGCGGCATCGATGCTGGAGAAAAGCGAGATGCTGGAGGGTAAAGGTGCCCCTCTTCATCCGGCCCTGCTTCTGTCCTAA